GTGAGGTCCCAGCAGACGCTGCCGTCCAGGTAGGCGGCCAGTCCGGGCAGGTCGGCGTGCAGGTGGGCGGCGGCGCGGAAGGCGCCGAGCAGCAGGGCCGCGTCGCCGAGCGAGGACAGGCCCTTGCCGCGGACGTCGCCGACCAGCAGCCGGGTGCCGGTGGTGGTGCGGGCCGCCGCGTAGAGGTCACCGCCGACCTGGGCCTCGGCCTCGGCGGCCAGGTAGACGGAGGCGAGGTGCAGTGGCCCGATCCGGTCCGGCAGGGGGCGCAGCAGCACCCGCTGGGCGGCCTCGGACACCGAGCGGACCCGGGCCAGTTCGCGCTCGTGCCGGTCGCGCAGCACCCGCAGGACGACGATCAGCACCGAGACGGCGAGCTGGGCGCCGAGCTGGGTCTGGTGGTTGGCGGTGGTGAGGCCGTCCCGGGCCAGGCCGATGACGGTGAGCGCGGCGAGCGCCAGCGCGGCGACGGCGGCGGTGGCCCGGGCGCCGGCGAAGGAGGCGGTGAGGGCGGGGGCGACGATCAGCAGCGGGCCGAGGTGGATCTGCGGCGGGGAGAGGATGTCGACGATCGTGATCACCACGATCAGCGCGAGCGACAGCGCCGTCAGGACGCGGCGGTCGGGCCGCCAGGGCCGGCGGCGGTCGCGGGGGTGCGGGTCACGGTCTCGCTGCCGTAGTGGCACCTCTCCTCTGTACACCGTGGGGGCGGTCGGGCGCACCCCGGGCACTTCGGGGCCGGCGTCAGCCTTCGGAGCCGTAGCGGGCGAGGTAGTCGGCGAAGCGGGCGACGTCCTCGTCGGACCAGTCGGTGAAGCGGGCGGTGAAGGAGATCCGGCGCTGCTCGTTGGCGTCCCGCAGGAGGGTGAGCCCGGCGTCGGTGGCGCGCAGGATCTGGCCGCGCTGGTCGTCCGGGTCGGCCTCGCGGCGCAGCAGGCCGAGCTTCTCCAGGGCGGTGACCTGGCGGCTGACGGTGGACTTGTCGAGCATGAAGTACGCGGCGACGTCGGCGGCCCGGCAGCCGCCGCGCTCGGTGATCAGGTCGAGGATGCTGTAGGTGACCAGAGAGAGGTCGGGGTGCAGCTGGGAGGCCTTGTGCCGGGCGCGGCGGGCGAAGGCGGTCAGCTCGCGCTGGATGGTGTCGATCGACGTCTGGCGGCCGGGCACGGCGTTCCTACCTCTCCGAATTTGTTGCACTATACAACGGATTTCGCCTGGCGCATGACCGGCTCAACCGGTGCCGCTCGCCGCTCCGTCAGCCGTGCCGTCAGCGGTTCCGCTCGTCGTCTTCCAGGCGCGGGCGGCGGCGATGCGGCGGGTCGCACTCGGGTGAGTGGCGAACAGTAGCTCAAGCACCTGGGGCGGGTCGACATCGGACACGTTGGCCAGTGCCAGTCTGCGCTGCATCGCGATGAA
The nucleotide sequence above comes from Streptomyces kaniharaensis. Encoded proteins:
- a CDS encoding PP2C family protein-serine/threonine phosphatase; this translates as MPLRQRDRDPHPRDRRRPWRPDRRVLTALSLALIVVITIVDILSPPQIHLGPLLIVAPALTASFAGARATAAVAALALAALTVIGLARDGLTTANHQTQLGAQLAVSVLIVVLRVLRDRHERELARVRSVSEAAQRVLLRPLPDRIGPLHLASVYLAAEAEAQVGGDLYAAARTTTGTRLLVGDVRGKGLSSLGDAALLLGAFRAAAHLHADLPGLAAYLDGSVCWDLTQLADQARRRRLRGDAGDTAADDTGESFITAVLLDIPDDDTVVHMIDCGHPPPLVLHSYGVSPLVARHPAPPLGLGELAPTTYEVETYPFEPGDRLLIYTDGVIEARDARRRFYPLTERVTAWQSDRPSVLLHRIRRDLLAHVGGHLDDDAAMVIVERLPGDG
- a CDS encoding MarR family winged helix-turn-helix transcriptional regulator; its protein translation is MPGRQTSIDTIQRELTAFARRARHKASQLHPDLSLVTYSILDLITERGGCRAADVAAYFMLDKSTVSRQVTALEKLGLLRREADPDDQRGQILRATDAGLTLLRDANEQRRISFTARFTDWSDEDVARFADYLARYGSEG